One genomic region from Bacteroidota bacterium encodes:
- a CDS encoding gliding motility-associated C-terminal domain-containing protein → MKHPYKPSRRLFLPLFMLMALLFGAAQQAKACHALPILNVVATTSPTGLTLTGDSDPATCGCGPYWMEVEVACSPTSFIGTPPAPNSPLWGTNPWYHSTLNPPSAEACVLEPYFPVFIPYAQLCPGTTYYYRIREFVEASATTGSAWSTAVAFTTPGSPPVTTIQASSAGLYAGCPGDVIQLQANITGGCPGATFQYSWAPVSGIIGSPNQQNPQVVLGATNITYTVTVTGGCVTITSADDTVGLTVGPPPIAGVASSNPNIICAGDTSQILLQGNTSPNLQWYVSTTGLPNTFFTIAGATSPTYNTGPISSTLFYQAIVTGTGWPNGSGCGTSASNIVPVTVSPAPTANAGPDITICPGGTATLNGSGGTSYQWSTSQTTSSISVSPSATTTYTLIAANALGCDDDDQVTVFVAPAQVTASPNVSICSGSQTILIATGQPGMSYSWQPASGILGSTTQANATANPTVTTTYTLVGTNGAGCSDTAFVTVTVTAPPQVSATASASPICAGGTSILTATAQSSTTFTWTPGPFTGATYTVNPIVTTTYVVTANTNGCIDTDTVTVVVDPVQSITAGPDFSICSGTQGTIGVPPQAAGSTYSWTGPGIVGSTTGSSVTVQPTTGPASYSVTVTSANGCISTDVVQVTVFSLPNVTASATDNTVCAGSNTTLTAAGAANFQWIPTVGLGNPNSGQTSANPPNNTSYTVIGTDANGCTDTATVNITILPLPEIYLETTPSNCGDSTGTITQQAVLAGTGPFTFQVNNQTYNSMPITGLTGGTYNVVTTDANGCVNSGPVTINTVNTATVQANASTIFGVAPLTVNFNATSSPGVNNYAWSFGDSLQSTSNQQSPSFTYTSPGVYTVYLSGWNDIQGCEVITAIYITVVEQAQITIPNVFSPNGDGRNDEFQLSVNAVKSIDVIIFNRWGNKVYEGNVSGLPGGQQDVTVWNGLTGAGNMAEDGVYYYTITAVGYDEETYNFASFVHLLKERVN, encoded by the coding sequence ATGAAACACCCTTACAAACCCTCAAGGCGGCTTTTTCTTCCCTTGTTTATGCTGATGGCATTGCTTTTCGGAGCGGCCCAGCAGGCAAAAGCCTGCCACGCGTTACCCATTCTAAATGTGGTAGCAACCACATCGCCCACCGGCCTTACCCTTACGGGCGATTCAGACCCGGCTACCTGCGGTTGCGGGCCTTACTGGATGGAAGTAGAAGTGGCTTGTTCTCCCACGTCGTTTATTGGAACCCCCCCGGCTCCGAACTCGCCGTTATGGGGTACTAATCCGTGGTACCACTCCACCCTTAATCCACCGTCAGCCGAGGCTTGTGTCCTCGAGCCTTATTTTCCGGTGTTTATTCCTTACGCACAGCTGTGTCCGGGAACGACCTATTACTATCGAATAAGGGAGTTTGTGGAGGCCTCTGCAACTACAGGCAGTGCATGGTCCACGGCGGTAGCGTTTACCACGCCCGGCTCACCTCCGGTAACTACCATTCAGGCATCCAGCGCTGGTCTTTATGCCGGCTGTCCGGGCGATGTAATTCAGCTTCAGGCTAATATTACCGGCGGCTGCCCCGGCGCCACATTCCAGTATTCCTGGGCCCCCGTTTCGGGCATTATCGGTTCGCCCAACCAGCAAAACCCGCAGGTTGTGCTTGGCGCTACCAACATCACTTACACCGTAACAGTTACCGGTGGTTGTGTAACAATTACTTCTGCCGATGATACAGTGGGTCTCACCGTAGGGCCTCCGCCCATTGCCGGTGTGGCCTCTTCAAACCCGAACATCATTTGTGCAGGCGATACGTCGCAAATTCTGCTTCAGGGAAACACTTCGCCAAACCTGCAATGGTATGTGTCCACTACCGGTTTGCCGAACACCTTCTTTACAATAGCCGGAGCCACTTCGCCCACGTATAATACCGGGCCAATCAGCTCCACACTGTTCTATCAGGCCATTGTTACCGGTACAGGCTGGCCCAACGGCTCAGGCTGCGGCACATCAGCGTCTAACATCGTTCCGGTTACCGTGAGTCCGGCGCCCACAGCCAATGCGGGGCCCGATATTACCATTTGCCCCGGTGGCACAGCAACGCTTAACGGTTCCGGCGGTACCTCCTATCAGTGGTCAACCAGCCAGACCACCAGCAGCATCAGCGTTTCTCCCTCTGCTACCACCACTTACACACTTATTGCCGCCAACGCACTCGGCTGCGACGACGATGATCAGGTAACCGTATTTGTGGCTCCGGCTCAGGTAACGGCAAGCCCCAACGTAAGCATCTGCTCGGGTTCACAAACCATTCTTATTGCCACCGGCCAGCCCGGCATGTCGTATAGCTGGCAGCCGGCATCAGGCATCCTCGGTTCAACTACACAGGCCAACGCCACAGCTAATCCCACAGTAACCACCACCTACACACTGGTGGGTACAAACGGAGCCGGCTGTAGCGATACAGCTTTTGTAACAGTAACGGTAACTGCTCCGCCGCAGGTAAGTGCCACCGCATCGGCCAGCCCCATCTGCGCTGGTGGCACATCAATACTCACGGCCACCGCACAAAGCAGCACCACATTCACCTGGACTCCCGGACCCTTTACCGGCGCCACATACACCGTTAACCCGATTGTTACTACCACCTACGTGGTTACTGCAAACACCAACGGCTGTATTGATACCGACACGGTAACTGTTGTTGTTGACCCGGTACAGTCAATTACCGCCGGCCCCGACTTCTCTATCTGTTCAGGAACGCAGGGAACAATAGGTGTGCCCCCGCAGGCTGCCGGTTCAACCTATTCGTGGACAGGCCCCGGCATTGTGGGTTCAACCACGGGCTCAAGCGTTACCGTTCAACCTACAACCGGCCCGGCGTCTTATTCGGTTACAGTAACCTCGGCCAACGGTTGTATTTCTACCGATGTGGTTCAGGTAACAGTATTCTCGTTGCCCAACGTTACGGCCTCTGCCACAGATAATACAGTATGTGCGGGTTCAAACACAACCCTTACTGCTGCTGGCGCAGCCAACTTCCAGTGGATTCCCACAGTTGGCCTAGGCAACCCCAACTCGGGTCAGACTTCTGCCAACCCGCCCAACAATACCAGCTACACCGTAATCGGTACCGATGCGAACGGTTGTACAGACACGGCAACGGTAAACATCACCATTCTGCCGCTACCCGAAATTTATCTGGAAACCACACCGTCAAACTGTGGCGACAGCACCGGCACCATTACCCAGCAGGCAGTGCTTGCCGGTACAGGTCCGTTTACTTTCCAGGTTAACAACCAAACTTACAACAGTATGCCCATAACCGGACTCACCGGCGGCACCTACAACGTAGTAACAACAGATGCAAACGGCTGTGTAAACAGCGGTCCGGTTACTATTAATACTGTAAACACGGCTACCGTACAAGCCAATGCCAGCACTATTTTTGGTGTGGCTCCGCTCACGGTTAATTTCAACGCAACCTCATCGCCGGGTGTAAATAACTATGCCTGGAGCTTTGGCGACAGTTTGCAAAGCACCTCAAACCAGCAGAGTCCCTCGTTCACTTACACCTCGCCCGGTGTATATACCGTGTATCTCTCCGGCTGGAACGATATTCAGGGTTGCGAAGTAATTACCGCCATTTACATTACTGTTGTTGAACAGGCCCAGATTACCATTCCGAACGTGTTCTCGCC
- the rnr gene encoding ribonuclease R, with protein MAKKNRKQRHLFEDILEVLNSHPGKAWNYKQLGAALGVTEKEERQALILLLDDFTKKGLAEEVERGKFRSKTSSRMVQGRVDMTQSGAAYVIPEEGGEDIFVPARYTNSAFHGDIVTAKVFHRKRGDGREEGEIIDIVTRARTEFVGTLHIEARVAFLVPDNRKLPDFLIQKDKIGKAAEGQKVVVKLTAWDDPSDLPHGEVVAVLGNAGDNNTEMHAIMVEYGLPWKFPADVEKMADRIPTEITDEEIAKRRDFRHVTTFTIDPVDAKDFDDALSVRKLENGHWEVGVHIADVSHYMKPGSIIDKEAVERATSVYLVDRVVPMLPEILSNFVCSLRPNEDKLTFSAVFELDENATIHNEWFGRTVIHSVRRYAYEEVQEILEGKPGDFSEELLLLDKLAKKLRDERMKNGSITFDREEVKFHLDEHGNPTGVYFKVMKDSNQLIEDFMLLANRRVAEFVTLRRRAGETAAEKKKQVHDLRRPYVYRVHAAPDPQRVKEFSEFVGTFGYKLQTGNEQLISRSLNKLLSDVKDKPEANMIETLAIRAMAKAIYTTDNIGHYGLGFKYYTHFTSPIRRYPDVLAHRLLQYYLDADAGRKSDEAPMDSAVLEQLCKHSSDREKMAADAERSSIKYKQVQFLQDKIGGLFDGMVSGVTEFGFFVELAESKCEGMVHIRTLSDDRYFFEQERYCLRGVRSGRTFSLGDKVRIVVKTADLIKKQLDFELADMPAKAASGSGSGFKITGGWDETKPRRSGGKNDKGNRPKSGKGKTGGKRR; from the coding sequence ATGGCAAAAAAAAACCGAAAACAACGCCACCTTTTTGAAGATATTCTTGAAGTATTAAACAGTCATCCCGGCAAAGCCTGGAATTATAAACAACTCGGAGCCGCACTGGGCGTTACTGAAAAAGAAGAGCGGCAGGCACTGATTCTGCTGCTCGACGACTTCACAAAAAAAGGGCTTGCCGAAGAAGTGGAACGCGGAAAGTTCCGCAGCAAAACGTCTTCACGCATGGTGCAGGGCCGGGTGGATATGACCCAGTCGGGCGCAGCGTATGTAATTCCCGAAGAAGGCGGCGAAGATATTTTTGTCCCCGCCCGCTATACCAACAGTGCGTTTCATGGCGACATTGTAACCGCCAAGGTGTTTCACCGCAAACGTGGCGACGGACGCGAAGAGGGCGAAATTATTGACATTGTAACCCGCGCCCGCACCGAGTTTGTGGGCACACTGCATATTGAGGCCCGCGTGGCTTTTCTTGTGCCGGATAACCGGAAATTGCCGGATTTTCTGATTCAAAAAGACAAAATCGGGAAAGCAGCCGAAGGGCAGAAAGTGGTTGTAAAACTTACTGCCTGGGACGATCCTTCTGATTTGCCCCACGGCGAAGTGGTGGCCGTTTTGGGTAATGCCGGCGACAACAACACCGAAATGCACGCCATTATGGTGGAATACGGCCTGCCGTGGAAATTTCCCGCCGATGTGGAGAAAATGGCCGACCGCATTCCTACGGAAATTACGGATGAAGAAATTGCCAAACGCCGTGATTTCCGCCACGTAACCACCTTCACCATTGACCCGGTGGATGCGAAGGATTTTGACGACGCGCTTTCTGTGCGCAAACTAGAAAACGGACATTGGGAAGTTGGTGTACACATTGCGGATGTGTCGCATTACATGAAGCCGGGCTCGATTATCGACAAGGAAGCCGTAGAGCGCGCCACATCGGTGTATCTGGTGGATCGCGTGGTGCCGATGCTGCCCGAAATTCTCTCGAATTTTGTGTGTTCGCTGCGGCCCAATGAAGATAAGCTCACGTTCTCGGCTGTTTTTGAACTCGACGAAAACGCCACCATTCACAACGAATGGTTTGGCCGTACGGTTATTCACTCGGTGCGGCGCTATGCGTATGAAGAAGTGCAGGAAATTCTCGAAGGCAAGCCCGGCGATTTCAGCGAAGAACTTTTGCTGCTCGACAAATTGGCCAAGAAGCTGCGCGACGAGCGCATGAAAAACGGCTCCATTACGTTCGACCGCGAAGAAGTAAAGTTTCATCTCGATGAACACGGCAATCCGACCGGCGTGTATTTCAAAGTCATGAAAGACTCGAATCAGCTCATCGAAGATTTCATGCTGCTGGCCAACCGCCGTGTGGCTGAGTTTGTGACGCTGCGCCGCCGCGCGGGCGAAACCGCCGCCGAAAAGAAAAAGCAGGTACACGATTTGCGCCGCCCGTATGTATATCGCGTTCACGCCGCACCCGATCCGCAGCGCGTAAAAGAGTTTTCGGAATTTGTGGGCACGTTTGGCTATAAACTTCAGACCGGCAACGAGCAGCTCATTTCGCGCTCACTCAACAAGCTGCTGAGTGATGTGAAAGACAAGCCCGAGGCCAATATGATTGAAACGCTGGCCATACGCGCCATGGCCAAGGCTATTTACACAACCGACAATATCGGCCACTACGGCCTGGGCTTTAAGTATTACACGCATTTCACCTCACCCATACGCCGCTACCCGGATGTACTTGCACATCGCCTGCTGCAATATTATCTGGACGCGGATGCCGGCCGCAAGTCAGACGAGGCGCCCATGGACAGCGCCGTGCTTGAGCAGCTGTGCAAACACAGTTCCGACCGCGAGAAAATGGCGGCCGATGCCGAACGCTCTTCGATAAAATACAAACAGGTGCAGTTTCTGCAGGATAAAATCGGCGGACTGTTTGACGGCATGGTGTCGGGCGTTACGGAGTTTGGCTTCTTTGTGGAACTGGCCGAGAGCAAGTGCGAGGGCATGGTACACATCAGAACGCTTTCGGATGACCGTTACTTTTTTGAGCAGGAGCGTTATTGCTTACGCGGCGTAAGAAGCGGCCGCACGTTTTCGCTTGGCGATAAGGTGCGCATCGTAGTTAAAACCGCCGACCTGATTAAAAAACAACTTGATTTTGAACTGGCCGATATGCCGGCGAAAGCGGCTTCGGGCAGCGGCAGCGGGTTTAAAATTACCGGCGGCTGGGACGAAACAAAACCGCGCAGAAGTGGTGGTAAAAATGATAAGGGAAACAGGCCAAAATCGGGGAAAGGGAAGACCGGCGGGAAGCGGCGGTAG
- a CDS encoding T9SS type A sorting domain-containing protein, with translation MKKTILVFFASFLFVYGKAQYVTIPDTAFANWLQTYYPFCMNGNMLDTTCSTITGETGITISNPNIVNLYGLRYFYSLIILDVSYCTSLTTLDNLPSGLFTLGAIDCPLTTLPPLPQGLSDITLRNANITSWPVFPQSLSAFICDNCGLTSLPALPATLWQLRVFNNSLTSIPPGYNGLSALGVSGNQLTSLPPLSSGLLDLKCANNQLTSIPALPSNLYGLDCAGNQLTALPALPPLLGTLICDGNNLNTLPVLPQNLGVLFASGNNLTSLPSIPASLSQLDVSSNQLSALPVLPATMSLLKCANNLLTQIDSFPRNLFLLDCSSNQLTCLPQLPDPAGFLSGTVLPNPLQCLPNYTAWMTSQPALLSMPLCLPSNPGGCPVVNAVYGAVYDDLNSDCIFSVSDAALQHVTVRLLNSAGSPVYQSSTTASGAYGLPSGSPGNFTLQVDQSTVPFLSSSCPGGFSQNISLTGNNPVVQGLNVEAGCTGSYDPAVLSVLTTGMVFPAQLHQVRVLAGDLSSLTGFPCGAGQSGQVTVTISGPVSYAGILPGAQTPVQSGTTFTYTVSNYGTFDLDAAIGLEFRTDSLAQIGDTVCVSVTVTGTGTDVSPGNNVLNYCYPVTNSYDPNQKEVFPGVVSQGYNGWYTYTVHFQNNGTAPALNIAVADQLSNLLDSSSFQFLAASHAYNWSLSGRKLNVYFPNIQLTDSATNYAASQGWFQFRIKPAGNYPFGTIIPNSAAIYFDFNAPIITNTALVNYNGPIGIAEPVVELPLRVFPNPAAETITAVTSVVDGSELRLYSPLGGVVYAQQVMASATEIDLRALAAGVYVLELRSGNAVRREKVILVH, from the coding sequence ATGAAAAAAACTATCCTCGTTTTCTTCGCCTCGTTTCTGTTTGTGTATGGAAAGGCGCAGTATGTAACCATTCCGGACACTGCTTTTGCAAACTGGCTGCAGACCTACTATCCGTTCTGTATGAATGGAAATATGCTTGATACAACCTGCAGCACAATTACCGGAGAGACGGGAATAACCATTTCGAACCCGAACATTGTTAACTTATATGGTCTGCGGTATTTCTATTCTTTGATCATACTCGACGTAAGTTACTGCACGTCGCTCACTACGCTGGATAATCTTCCCTCCGGCTTATTTACACTTGGTGCGATTGATTGTCCGCTGACCACATTGCCGCCGCTTCCACAGGGCTTATCAGATATTACATTGCGGAATGCGAATATTACAAGCTGGCCGGTATTTCCTCAAAGTCTTAGCGCATTTATCTGCGATAATTGTGGCCTCACCTCTTTACCTGCTTTACCTGCCACATTATGGCAATTGCGGGTATTTAATAACTCGCTTACGTCTATTCCGCCGGGCTATAACGGATTGTCTGCGCTTGGTGTGAGTGGCAACCAGCTCACCTCATTGCCGCCGCTTTCTTCTGGCCTTTTAGACCTGAAATGTGCCAACAACCAGCTTACTTCCATTCCGGCGCTGCCCTCAAACCTGTACGGGCTTGATTGCGCGGGCAATCAGCTTACCGCACTGCCAGCTTTGCCTCCTTTGCTAGGCACACTTATCTGCGACGGCAATAATCTGAATACGCTTCCTGTATTACCGCAGAACTTAGGCGTGCTGTTTGCTTCCGGCAACAACCTTACTTCGCTGCCCTCAATTCCGGCATCATTAAGTCAGCTCGATGTTTCATCCAATCAGCTTTCTGCTTTACCTGTTTTGCCAGCGACAATGAGCCTGCTTAAATGCGCAAACAATTTGCTAACACAGATAGACAGCTTTCCCCGCAATCTTTTTTTGCTCGACTGCAGTTCAAACCAGTTAACCTGTTTGCCTCAGCTGCCGGATCCGGCAGGTTTTCTGAGCGGTACTGTTTTGCCCAATCCGTTGCAGTGTTTACCCAACTACACCGCCTGGATGACCAGTCAGCCCGCTTTGCTCTCCATGCCTTTGTGCCTGCCGTCGAACCCGGGCGGCTGTCCGGTGGTGAATGCGGTGTATGGCGCTGTGTATGATGATCTGAATAGCGACTGCATTTTTTCTGTAAGCGACGCGGCCCTGCAGCATGTTACGGTGCGGCTTTTGAACAGTGCGGGCAGTCCGGTTTATCAGAGCAGCACAACAGCTTCCGGCGCATACGGGTTGCCGTCAGGTTCTCCCGGTAATTTCACTTTACAGGTTGATCAATCAACCGTTCCGTTTCTTTCTTCTTCGTGTCCGGGAGGCTTTTCGCAAAACATTTCGTTAACCGGAAACAATCCGGTAGTTCAGGGGCTTAATGTGGAAGCCGGATGCACGGGAAGTTATGATCCGGCGGTGCTTTCGGTGCTTACAACGGGCATGGTGTTTCCGGCACAACTTCATCAGGTGCGGGTGTTGGCTGGCGATCTTTCTTCGTTAACCGGCTTTCCGTGCGGGGCCGGGCAAAGCGGACAAGTAACCGTAACGATATCCGGGCCGGTGAGTTATGCTGGTATTCTTCCCGGCGCTCAAACTCCGGTGCAAAGCGGAACAACCTTTACCTATACGGTCAGCAATTACGGCACATTTGATCTTGACGCTGCCATCGGGCTTGAGTTCCGCACAGATTCGCTGGCGCAGATTGGCGACACGGTTTGTGTTTCAGTAACTGTTACGGGTACCGGAACAGATGTTTCGCCGGGGAATAATGTGTTGAACTATTGTTATCCGGTTACTAATTCATACGATCCTAACCAGAAAGAAGTGTTCCCCGGCGTGGTTTCTCAGGGTTACAATGGCTGGTACACCTATACTGTGCATTTTCAAAACAACGGCACTGCTCCTGCCCTTAACATTGCCGTTGCCGATCAGCTCAGCAATCTGCTTGATTCTTCTTCGTTTCAATTTCTTGCTGCAAGCCATGCATACAACTGGTCGCTTTCGGGTCGTAAGCTGAATGTGTACTTTCCGAATATTCAGCTTACCGACAGTGCCACCAACTATGCCGCATCGCAGGGCTGGTTTCAGTTTCGGATAAAGCCGGCAGGTAATTATCCGTTTGGAACGATTATACCAAACTCGGCCGCCATTTATTTCGATTTCAATGCGCCGATTATTACCAATACGGCATTGGTTAATTATAACGGGCCTATTGGTATAGCAGAGCCTGTGGTCGAACTGCCGCTGCGGGTTTTCCCTAATCCGGCCGCCGAAACCATTACGGCTGTTACTTCTGTGGTCGATGGCTCAGAGCTGCGTTTGTATTCGCCGCTGGGAGGTGTGGTGTATGCGCAGCAGGTAATGGCTTCGGCCACCGAAATAGATTTGCGTGCGCTGGCTGCTGGTGTGTATGTGCTTGAATTGCGCAGCGGAAACGCTGTGCGGCGCGAGAAGGTAATTTTGGTGCATTAA
- a CDS encoding M1 family metallopeptidase, which produces MLRYLTACFLFCLLALLATCKYAPYVKYYTARKGHQPRFWRHDRLIGATNAFRTCYDVTHYALNVKPDFMQQRLAANMTISFTALNDFDTLLLDLHPCYKISTITAPAGKVRYYRKRNALFVVFNTRQQKGAANAISISYEGKPITLAGFCPVVWNTDRNGVPWYATICEGIGAHHLWPCKDLLYDEADSSSVCITVQNGLTAVSNGILVKTETRGNETTFYWKASNPINVYNISFAVGNYTKVTKTYENTSGPHELNCYVLAHRAADAEKHLEQLKDMFAFLENTFGEYPWYNDGYKLVQTPGGASMEHQTSIHYSGIFRNNGMGVDALLLHETAHEWFGNSITAADYGDLWLHESFATYCEWLYTEHKSKPEHYTAFVNYHLANAGGKVIYNKAPVAKKTGVRYMALVADRDQDIYNKGAAMLHSLRWTFQNDSLFFGMVKAYYAKHKKSQITTADFIAYVNSFTGKDYGWFFNQYLFDYRAPELNYYITVAGNTQTLHYRWKNTVPGFDKMPVRVICGDEARLIYPSAKAQTETFGGNVPLSFFGAGGYCEYLRKK; this is translated from the coding sequence ATGCTCCGTTACCTTACTGCCTGTTTCCTGTTTTGTTTACTCGCGCTCCTTGCCACCTGCAAATACGCTCCTTATGTAAAATACTACACCGCCCGCAAAGGCCATCAGCCCCGGTTTTGGCGGCACGACAGACTCATTGGCGCGACCAACGCTTTCCGCACGTGTTACGATGTAACGCACTACGCACTTAATGTAAAGCCCGACTTTATGCAGCAGCGGCTGGCGGCCAACATGACAATTTCGTTTACCGCGCTGAATGATTTTGATACGCTGCTGCTTGATCTGCATCCGTGCTACAAAATTTCAACGATTACCGCCCCGGCCGGAAAGGTGCGTTACTACCGCAAGCGTAATGCGCTGTTTGTAGTATTCAACACGCGGCAGCAAAAGGGCGCAGCAAACGCAATCAGCATCAGTTACGAGGGCAAACCAATAACGCTGGCCGGGTTTTGTCCGGTAGTCTGGAACACCGACCGCAACGGTGTGCCGTGGTATGCCACCATTTGCGAAGGAATAGGCGCACACCACCTGTGGCCCTGCAAGGATTTGCTCTACGACGAGGCCGACAGCTCGTCGGTTTGCATTACCGTGCAAAACGGCCTTACCGCAGTGAGCAACGGCATACTTGTAAAAACCGAAACGCGCGGCAACGAAACAACATTTTACTGGAAGGCCTCCAACCCGATAAATGTGTACAACATTTCGTTTGCGGTGGGCAATTACACCAAAGTAACCAAGACTTACGAAAACACCTCGGGACCACACGAACTGAACTGTTATGTACTTGCCCACCGCGCCGCCGATGCCGAAAAGCACCTGGAGCAGCTGAAAGACATGTTTGCCTTCCTGGAAAATACGTTTGGGGAATATCCCTGGTACAACGATGGCTACAAACTGGTGCAAACTCCGGGAGGCGCATCAATGGAGCACCAGACCAGCATTCACTACTCCGGCATTTTCCGCAACAACGGTATGGGTGTTGACGCGCTGCTGCTCCACGAAACTGCGCATGAGTGGTTTGGAAACAGCATAACCGCTGCCGACTACGGCGATTTGTGGCTGCACGAAAGCTTTGCCACCTACTGCGAATGGTTGTACACCGAACATAAATCGAAACCCGAGCATTACACCGCTTTTGTAAATTATCACCTCGCTAATGCCGGCGGAAAAGTGATTTACAACAAAGCGCCCGTTGCCAAAAAAACCGGTGTGCGTTACATGGCGCTTGTGGCCGACCGCGATCAGGATATTTACAACAAAGGCGCGGCCATGCTGCATAGTTTGCGTTGGACGTTTCAAAACGATTCGCTGTTTTTTGGTATGGTGAAAGCGTATTACGCCAAACACAAAAAATCGCAAATCACCACCGCCGATTTTATTGCGTATGTAAACAGCTTCACCGGCAAAGATTACGGCTGGTTTTTTAATCAGTATTTGTTTGATTACCGTGCGCCGGAACTTAACTACTACATCACTGTTGCCGGAAACACACAAACACTGCATTACCGCTGGAAAAATACGGTGCCGGGCTTTGATAAAATGCCGGTACGGGTAATTTGCGGCGATGAAGCACGATTAATTTATCCTTCGGCGAAAGCGCAAACCGAAACGTTTGGAGGAAATGTGCCGTTGTCGTTTTTCGGGGCGGGGGGGTATTGTGAGTATCTGAGGAAAAAGTGA
- a CDS encoding deoxycytidylate deaminase, with protein MEAVNYVSSERANENNKGKTTREKIENTLTEEIVIGICSPIGSLKHEVIEQLKKQLSDEYGYTVIHLKVSDRIPDSDEMEKGKSAEYTKMMNKIRGGNEFRKKYKLNSILIDYAIRDIYSDRHPDNSTEMSPEEFTSQRKCYIIDSIKNKEELQVLRALYRDIFYMFSVFSPKEQRIKNLTAKPINKSEAIDLVEHDEYENNNDGQNVRNTFIEADFFVRVSEENKDKIPEKIKRYLELIFDIPVVTPLPEETAMYVAKSAAANSACLSRQVGASITDKEYRILSEGWNDVPQFKGGVYREDSKEDQRCWKKGICFNDSRKDDISEKATDKILNTKVFQELIDNGEKDKQEIRNIILKTLREESPLKDLIEFSRSVHAEMLAIISGSQKTGTQMRGGKLFTTTYPCHNCARHIVAAGIEEVYFIEPYVKSLCIELHNDSLTEKETESDKVKILIYDGVAPRRYQEFFFSSKPRKEGGKLAVHNKKTIKPKNPLTLQALTTLEQQAIHTLTEKGLPGITDKNV; from the coding sequence ATGGAAGCAGTAAATTATGTCTCATCAGAACGGGCTAACGAGAACAATAAGGGCAAAACAACCCGGGAGAAGATAGAGAATACACTTACGGAAGAGATTGTGATAGGTATTTGCTCGCCGATTGGGTCGTTGAAACATGAAGTAATAGAACAGTTAAAGAAACAGCTTTCCGATGAATATGGCTATACCGTAATTCATTTAAAAGTAAGCGACAGAATACCAGACTCTGACGAAATGGAGAAGGGAAAATCAGCCGAATACACAAAAATGATGAATAAGATTAGGGGAGGAAATGAATTTCGCAAAAAGTATAAGTTAAATTCAATACTAATTGATTATGCAATTCGCGATATTTATTCTGACCGACACCCTGACAACTCAACAGAAATGAGCCCCGAAGAATTTACAAGTCAAAGAAAATGCTACATCATAGATTCGATTAAAAATAAAGAAGAACTACAGGTTTTACGAGCCTTGTACAGAGACATTTTCTATATGTTCAGTGTCTTTTCTCCAAAAGAACAAAGAATAAAAAATCTTACAGCAAAACCGATTAATAAATCGGAGGCAATAGATTTAGTTGAGCATGACGAATACGAAAACAATAATGACGGGCAAAACGTAAGAAACACATTCATTGAGGCCGACTTTTTTGTAAGGGTATCAGAAGAAAATAAAGATAAAATTCCAGAAAAGATTAAAAGATATCTGGAGTTGATATTTGATATACCTGTTGTAACCCCTCTGCCCGAAGAAACAGCTATGTATGTGGCAAAATCAGCGGCTGCTAATTCGGCTTGTTTATCAAGACAGGTTGGAGCGTCTATAACTGATAAAGAATACCGGATATTATCAGAGGGATGGAATGATGTACCTCAATTTAAAGGAGGGGTATATAGAGAAGACAGTAAAGAGGATCAAAGATGCTGGAAGAAAGGCATTTGCTTTAATGATTCCAGGAAAGATGATATTTCTGAAAAAGCAACCGATAAAATACTGAACACAAAAGTATTTCAGGAGTTGATAGACAATGGAGAGAAAGACAAACAAGAGATCAGAAACATCATACTTAAAACACTTCGGGAAGAGTCGCCCCTCAAAGACCTGATTGAATTTTCAAGATCAGTTCATGCAGAAATGCTTGCAATCATTTCAGGGAGTCAAAAAACAGGAACCCAGATGAGAGGGGGAAAATTATTTACCACCACATATCCTTGCCATAATTGCGCAAGACATATTGTTGCTGCAGGAATAGAAGAAGTGTATTTTATAGAACCTTACGTAAAAAGTTTGTGTATAGAACTCCATAATGACTCGTTAACAGAAAAAGAAACAGAGTCCGACAAGGTTAAAATATTAATATACGATGGAGTAGCACCAAGACGGTATCAGGAGTTTTTCTTTAGCAGTAAACCACGTAAAGAAGGCGGCAAATTAGCTGTTCATAATAAAAAGACAATTAAGCCTAAAAATCCGCTAACTTTACAAGCATTAACAACATTAGAACAACAAGCTATTCACACATTAACAGAGAAAGGTTTACCAGGAATAACAGATAAAAATGTCTAA